The genomic segment TGACCGGTTCCAATGGCAAGAGCACGGTTACCGCCCTGCTTGGCGAGATGGTGCAGCACGCGGGTTTCGTGACCCGGGTGGGTGGAAACATCGGTGTGCCGGCACTGGAGCTGATCGAGGCCGACGAGCCCGATGTCTATGTACTGGAGTTGTCCAGCTTCCAGCTGGAGACCACCTCCACCCTGTCCCCACGGGCCGCCACGGTACTGAACGTCAGCGCCGATCACATGGATCGCTATGGCGACGTTGAGGCCTATGCCGCCGCCAAGCGCCGGATCTTTCATGGCGATGGTGTCATGGTGCTCAATGCCGATGATCCCCGCGTCATGGCCATGGCCGAACCGGGCCGCACCGTCGTGCGATTCACAACGGGCGAGCCGCCGCGGGAACAGGACTACGGTGTGGTGCAGCATGAGGGTGAGGTCTGGCTGGCCCGGGGCGATACACCGCTGCTGCCGGCATCGGCCCTGCGCATTGACGGGCGCCACAACATCGCCAACGTTCTCGCGGCCCTGGCGCTGGCCGAGGCCGCGGGCGTCGAGCCTGCGCAGGGGGCTGAGGCGGCCAGGTCCTTTGCCGGTCTTCCGCACCGCTGCCAGCTTGTGGCCGAGGTCGGCGGGATTCGCTGGATCGACGATTCCAAGGGCACCAATGTCGGTGCGGCACTGGCGGCCCTGGCCGGAATGGATCGGCCGGTGGTGTGGATCGCCGGCGGCGAGGGCAAGGATGCGGACTTCTCCCATCTGCGCACCGTCGTCGCCGAGCACGTGCGTGCCGCTGTCCTCATTGGCCGCGATGCGGCACTGATCGAGCGTGCCCTGGGTGGTGCGGTACCGGTCTATCGCGCGGCCGACATGCAAGATGCCGTGCGCCAGGCGCAGGGTCTGGCCCGATCGGGAGATGCCGTACTGCTTTCGCCTGCCTGCGCCAGTTTCGACATGTTCCGCAATTACGAGCACCGTGGCGAGGAATTCGCTGAAGCGGTGCGGGATCGGTTGCAGCCATGAGCAGCGCCCTGTTTACCTGGGTACAAACCCGCACCGCCGGCCACCGCCGGCCACCGGCCGATCCGTGGCTGATGGGGGCGGTCGGGACCTTGCTCCTGTTCGGTACCGTGATGGTCTATTCCGCCTCGATCAATCTCGCAGCGCGGGAAACGGGCCATGACGCCTACTTTCTGTTTCGCCACACGCTGCATGTATGTGTCGGGCTCGGTGTGATGTGGTTGACCTCACGCAGTCGCCTGACTTTCTGGGAGCGCAGCGGCCCGGCATTTCTCATCGTCGCCGTCATCCTGTTGGCTGCGGTCATCATTCCCGGACTCGGCACCCACATCAACGGCAGCACGCGCTGGTTCCGTTTCGGTGGCGTCGCCCTGCAACCGTCCGAGTTGGCCAAGGGCTTTATGGTTATCTATGTCGCCGGCTACCTGGTCCGGCGACAGGAACAGTTGCGCCAGTTCACCCAGGGAATCCTGATGATAGGCATCGTCCTGGCCGTGGTCGGCATGCTGCTCCTGCAGGAGCCTGATCTCGGGACCATGGTCGTGATCGTCAGTACGGTGCTGGCCATGTTGTTCCTCGGCGGGGTGCGCCTGTGGCATTTCATGGTGTGCATAGCCGCTGGCATCGCTTCCGTGGGCATCCTGACCCTGATCTCGCCCTATCGCCTGGAACGGGTGACCGGATTTCTCAATCCCTGGGCGGATCCGTTCAATACCGGCTTCCAGTTGGTGCAGGCACTGATCGCTTTCGGTCGCGGCGAATGGTTCGGCGTCGGGCTCGGCGCCAGTGTGCAAAAGCTGTTCTACCTGCCCGCTGCCCATACCGATTTCCTTCTGGCCGTAATTGCAGAGGAGTTGGGCTTTGTGGGCGTACTTGGGGTCATGGCGCTGTTCACCATTCTTGTGTTTCGCGCCTTCGCCATCGCGCGCGCGGCGGAAAACGTGGGGCTGGAGTACGGCGCGCGTCTGGCCCAGGGCTGCGGTCTGCTGCTCGGTTTGCAGGCCATGATCAATATGGGAGTGAACCTGGGCGTGTTGCCGACCAAGGGTCTGACCTTGCCGCTGATGAGCTACGGCGGCAGCAGCATGGTTTCGAGCTGCTTTGTCGTCGGACTTCTGTTAGCGGTCGACCGGACCGTGCGCGCGCAGGGAGGTGTGCGATGAGTACGATCCTCATTACGGCTGGTGGCACCGGCGGACATGTCCTGCCGGGGCTCGCCGTGGCGCGCCGACTGCACCACAGCGGCATCCAGGTCGTATGGATGGGTACGCGCCGCGGTCTGGAGGCCAAACTCGTTCCGCCGACCGGAATCCACATGGAATGGATCGCGATCCAGGGTCTGCGCGGACGCGGACTGCTGGGCTGGTTGCTGTTGCCGTTTCGGGCCCTGTACGCCATGACCCAGGCCGCGATCATTCTCCTGCGCCGCCGGCCAGCGGCGGTCCTTTGCATGGGCGGTTTCGTATCGGGACCGGGCGGGCTGATGGCCTGGGTGCTTCGCCGGCCCCTGGTCATCCACGAGCAGAATGCCGTTCCCGGATTCACCAATCGCATCCTGTCCCTGTTCGCCACCCGGGTGTTGGTGGGATTCCCGGAAACTTTCCGTCACATCCCGGGCGTGCAGCATGTGGGCAATCCGGTCCGGCCGGAGATCAGCGCGATCGCGGCGCCGGAGGATCGGATGGGGGACCGTAGGGGGCCGCTCAGGGTGTTGCTGTTGGGCGGCAGCCAGGGCGCGCGCGCCCTGAACCGGGTGTTGGCACAGACCTACAGCAAGCTGGCCGGGGAAAACCTGGTGGAAATCTGGCATCAAAGTGGCGAGCGCTGGCTGGACGAAACCCGCGCTGCCTATGGGGCGCATGCGGACCAGGTCCGGTTGTCTCCCTTCATCGACGACATGGCGGCCGCCTACGAGTGGGCCGACATCGTGATTTGCCGTGCCGGCGCCATGACCGTGGCGGAACTGACGGCAGCGGGAGTGGGCGCCATCCTGGTTCCGTTTCCCCATGCCACGGACGATCACCAGACGGCCAATGCGCGATTCCTGGCCAGCCGGGACGCGGCCGTATTGCTCCCCGAACTCGAGTGCACGCCGACGCGGCTGGCCGAGGTGTTGCGCGACCTGGCAAGCGAGCGCGCCGCCGTGTTGCAAATGGCACAGCACGCCCGCGAGTGTTCCACGCCCGATGCGGACGAGACCATCGCCCGGATCTGTGAGGAGGTGAGGCGTGCGTGATCGGGTAAAACACATTCACTTCGTTGGCATCGGGGGCGTGGGGATGTGCGGCATCGCCGAAGTCCTGCACAACCTGGATTACACGGTGACCGGGTCCGATGCCGCCGAGAGCGCCAACACGCGACACCTGCGGGAACTGGGCGTGCACCTATCCATCGGCCACGATGCGAGCCATGTTGGCGATTCCGACGTGGTCGTCATTTCCTCTGCGGTTGCGGGGGGCAATCCCGAAGTGCAGGAGGCCCGTGCGCGCAAGATCCCGGTGATCCCGCGTGCCGAGATGCTGGCCGAGTTGATGCAGTTGCAGCGGGGTATCGCGGTGGCCGGTACCCACGGCAAGACCACCACCACCAGTCTCATCGCCAGCCTGCTCGCAGAAGGGAATCTCGATCCGACCTTTGTTATCGGGGGGCGCCTGCTCAGCGCAGGTTCCCACGCGCGCCTTGGCCATGGCGAATATCTGGTGGCCGAGGCGGACGAGAGCGATGCTTCCTTCCTGCATCTGCACCCGTTCATCAGTGTGGTGACCAACATCGATGCCGATCATCTTGGCGCCTACGGTGGCGATTTTGCGCAACTGAAAAAGGCCTTCGTCGATTTCTTGCACAACCTGCCGTTTTACGGATTGGCCGTGCTGTGCGTGGATGACCCGGTGGTTCGGGAAATCCTCCCGCAGGTTCACAAACCCGTGTTGACCTACGGAACGCGACCCAAGGCGGATATTCGCGCCAGCGAGATCACGCAGGAAGGCGGCCGCACGCGGTTTCGCGTTTCCCACGGAGAGCGCGAGGACTGGCTGGATATCACGCTCAATCAGCCGGGCAAGCACAATGTCCTGAATTCACTGGCGGCCATCGCCGTGGCCAATGCCATCGGCGTAAGCGACGAGGCGATCACAAACGGATTGCACAACTTCGCCGGCATCGGCCGCCGGTTTCAGATCTACGGCGAAATTCCGTGGAACGACGGAAACGTACTTCTGGTGGACGACTACGGTCACCATCCGCGCGAGGTGGCCATGACCATTGATGCCGCACGCCGCGGCTGGCCGGAGCGCAGGCTGGTGGTGGTGTTCCAGCCTCATCGCTACACCAGAACCCACGACCTGCTCGACGACTTCGCGGCCGTGTTCAGCGACCTCGAACCCCTTTTGATCACGGAGGTCTATGCCGCGGGCGAACAGCCCATCAGCGGAGCGGACGGTCGCACGCTATGCCGTACGATTCGCGCGCGCGGTCTGACCAATCCGATCTTCGTGGAGAATCTTGAGACTCTACCGCAGGTATTGCGCGGCGTGCTGCAGCCAAATGACATCCTGCTTACCATGGGCGCCGGCAACATCGGCCAGCTCGCCGCGAGTCTGCCCGAGCAGCTGAAGGAGGTCGTGTGAACGTAGCGGCCAATGTAATGCACGGACAGCTGAAGCGGAACGAACCGATGTCGCGCCATACCAGTTGGCGTGTCGGCGGCCCGGCGGATTGTTACTACCATCCCGCGGATCTTCAGGATCTGTCCCGGTTTCTGGGCACGCTGCCCGAGGGCGAGCCCGTGTACTTCGTCGGCCTGGGCAGCAACCTGCTGGTGCGTGATGGCGGCGTGCGCGGGACGGTAGTCGCGACCTCCGGAGCGCTGGGGGATCTGGAATTGATGGAGGCCGGTTTGGTGCGCGCCGAGGCGGGTGTCGCCAGCGCCAAGGCCGCCCGATTCTGTGCCCGGCACGATCTGGTTGGTGGGGAATTTCTTGCCGGAATTCCCGGGACCATTGGCGGCGCCCTGGCGATGAACGCCGGCGCCTTTGGCGGCGAGACCTGGAACATTGTGGCCGCGGTGGAAACCATCGATGTCCATGGCCAGATTCGCACGCGTACACCGGACGACTTCACCATTGCCTATCGCTCGGTCCACGGACCGGAAGGTGAGTGGTTTGTCGCCGCCCATTTCCGCTTGCGGCCGGGCGATGGAAGCCATGCAAAGGCTGAGATCAAGCGCCTGCTTGCGCAGCGGGGCAGCAGTCAGCCGACCCAGACAGCCAACGCCGGTTCCGTTTTCAAGAATCCTCCGGGCGACCATGCCGCGCGCCTGATCGAGGCCACTGGGCTCAAGGGTATCTGCGAAGGCGAGGCCTGCGTTTCGGACATGCATGCCAACTTCATCGTCAATACCGGCGGTGCCCGTGCCGCCGATATTGAACGTCTCATCGAACGCGTCCGGCAGGCCGTGCACGAAGCCCACGGCGTCCTGCTGGAACCGGAGGTACGTATCGTGGGGGAGGCCGAATGAGCGCGCGTGGTCTCGGCAAGGTG from the Acidiferrobacteraceae bacterium genome contains:
- the murD gene encoding UDP-N-acetylmuramoyl-L-alanine--D-glutamate ligase, yielding MSTRGHALVVGVGKTGLSCVPFLLQQGYTVEVADTRDAPPMLPALQHSFPHVPVHTGGLDPERLRQADLLVVSPGVSVHEPAIANAGVEIVGDIELFARVAKAPVLAVTGSNGKSTVTALLGEMVQHAGFVTRVGGNIGVPALELIEADEPDVYVLELSSFQLETTSTLSPRAATVLNVSADHMDRYGDVEAYAAAKRRIFHGDGVMVLNADDPRVMAMAEPGRTVVRFTTGEPPREQDYGVVQHEGEVWLARGDTPLLPASALRIDGRHNIANVLAALALAEAAGVEPAQGAEAARSFAGLPHRCQLVAEVGGIRWIDDSKGTNVGAALAALAGMDRPVVWIAGGEGKDADFSHLRTVVAEHVRAAVLIGRDAALIERALGGAVPVYRAADMQDAVRQAQGLARSGDAVLLSPACASFDMFRNYEHRGEEFAEAVRDRLQP
- the ftsW gene encoding putative lipid II flippase FtsW yields the protein MSSALFTWVQTRTAGHRRPPADPWLMGAVGTLLLFGTVMVYSASINLAARETGHDAYFLFRHTLHVCVGLGVMWLTSRSRLTFWERSGPAFLIVAVILLAAVIIPGLGTHINGSTRWFRFGGVALQPSELAKGFMVIYVAGYLVRRQEQLRQFTQGILMIGIVLAVVGMLLLQEPDLGTMVVIVSTVLAMLFLGGVRLWHFMVCIAAGIASVGILTLISPYRLERVTGFLNPWADPFNTGFQLVQALIAFGRGEWFGVGLGASVQKLFYLPAAHTDFLLAVIAEELGFVGVLGVMALFTILVFRAFAIARAAENVGLEYGARLAQGCGLLLGLQAMINMGVNLGVLPTKGLTLPLMSYGGSSMVSSCFVVGLLLAVDRTVRAQGGVR
- the murG gene encoding undecaprenyldiphospho-muramoylpentapeptide beta-N-acetylglucosaminyltransferase encodes the protein MSTILITAGGTGGHVLPGLAVARRLHHSGIQVVWMGTRRGLEAKLVPPTGIHMEWIAIQGLRGRGLLGWLLLPFRALYAMTQAAIILLRRRPAAVLCMGGFVSGPGGLMAWVLRRPLVIHEQNAVPGFTNRILSLFATRVLVGFPETFRHIPGVQHVGNPVRPEISAIAAPEDRMGDRRGPLRVLLLGGSQGARALNRVLAQTYSKLAGENLVEIWHQSGERWLDETRAAYGAHADQVRLSPFIDDMAAAYEWADIVICRAGAMTVAELTAAGVGAILVPFPHATDDHQTANARFLASRDAAVLLPELECTPTRLAEVLRDLASERAAVLQMAQHARECSTPDADETIARICEEVRRA
- the murC gene encoding UDP-N-acetylmuramate--L-alanine ligase — encoded protein: MRDRVKHIHFVGIGGVGMCGIAEVLHNLDYTVTGSDAAESANTRHLRELGVHLSIGHDASHVGDSDVVVISSAVAGGNPEVQEARARKIPVIPRAEMLAELMQLQRGIAVAGTHGKTTTTSLIASLLAEGNLDPTFVIGGRLLSAGSHARLGHGEYLVAEADESDASFLHLHPFISVVTNIDADHLGAYGGDFAQLKKAFVDFLHNLPFYGLAVLCVDDPVVREILPQVHKPVLTYGTRPKADIRASEITQEGGRTRFRVSHGEREDWLDITLNQPGKHNVLNSLAAIAVANAIGVSDEAITNGLHNFAGIGRRFQIYGEIPWNDGNVLLVDDYGHHPREVAMTIDAARRGWPERRLVVVFQPHRYTRTHDLLDDFAAVFSDLEPLLITEVYAAGEQPISGADGRTLCRTIRARGLTNPIFVENLETLPQVLRGVLQPNDILLTMGAGNIGQLAASLPEQLKEVV
- the murB gene encoding UDP-N-acetylmuramate dehydrogenase translates to MNVAANVMHGQLKRNEPMSRHTSWRVGGPADCYYHPADLQDLSRFLGTLPEGEPVYFVGLGSNLLVRDGGVRGTVVATSGALGDLELMEAGLVRAEAGVASAKAARFCARHDLVGGEFLAGIPGTIGGALAMNAGAFGGETWNIVAAVETIDVHGQIRTRTPDDFTIAYRSVHGPEGEWFVAAHFRLRPGDGSHAKAEIKRLLAQRGSSQPTQTANAGSVFKNPPGDHAARLIEATGLKGICEGEACVSDMHANFIVNTGGARAADIERLIERVRQAVHEAHGVLLEPEVRIVGEAE